In a single window of the Raphanus sativus cultivar WK10039 chromosome 9, ASM80110v3, whole genome shotgun sequence genome:
- the LOC108820260 gene encoding uncharacterized protein At3g60930, chloroplastic-like produces the protein MDPPKEGSGETGISTSGKSLMKVKQEIGEKMKRDKKEAKDSIAGRVSKRVKKKDASGGSAPVGPHSPSSLKIQEVVNLMVQAYGQKELARVCSSDETPETAPEGWFCIHEKYISKCHLRFPLPDLLLDLLDHYQLALSQLCPSVIRVINGFITRAKEEGVAVGLTELMSLYTIKESSSKDGGSGTYYLPCRPRLGLFKSSGSDDDWRKKYFYVKIDPSTVPVGRALSITWSDITDIEDPPKLTDKLSRALFRKLYQSPNTWASFTISRIGSARFPEQYNARFPDPIPSEDLEVSEGPFVVDLSTGASTSETEKTQAPKMRPSFRSRSKPAAAASASRGSDKTQGGAFLSSLKEVLDDGSSVPVGDVILVETRAQDVVPRLEIPPVNVNPQAAGDPSEVEPPRNKRSRTDLGDRPARSSSSSSRGGTVGWNFTHSKPGSILDDPWGLATIMRHMKMVGCSMPSINGLTNKEEYVEIAHHMGQLAGAINRAQLRFEETVNGAPSAGDLAQATELFKTTKMELDLARARVSELEAEVGRLGLKADTHQGKLESQAIDIRVKNRKINELDAARRIAERQVQEMIASSQVSQRNKEAEVKLAVRKGKKEVADAYNKILTSVKEKFVKKKDETDALIYAQELQANTELLKDLLSKEIENAEEEYHRLMVLVPEAAAAYEKAQVSDFSVSKLPIPQFSESSVTFEINMFNPAFSGEYGSNLGSMSPDLVPVETTLGGVDQDAEVEASAKEGGPIEKNKDDEADPGSEEG, from the exons ATGGATCCTCcgaaagaaggttccggcgagaCCGGAATTTCTACCTCCGGTAAGAGTTTAATGAAAGTTAAACAGGAGATCggtgagaaaatgaaaagagatAAGAAAGAAGCCAAAGACTCAATTGCAGGAAGGGTCTCCAAGcgggtgaagaagaaggatgctTCTGGTGGGAGTGCCCCTGTGGGACCTCACTCGCCTTCTTCATTGAAGATCCAAGAGGTTGTTAACCTCATGGTTCAAGCTTACGGTCAAAAGGAGTTGGCCAGGGTTTGTTCCTCCGACGAAACCCCTGAAACCGCCCCGGAGGGTTGGTTTTGCATTCATGAGAAATATATCTCTAAATGCCACCTCCGGTTTCCGCTCCCAGACCTTTTGTTAGATCTTCTTGACCATTACCAGCTGGCCCTCTCTCAGCTCTGTCCCTCTGTTATCCGGGTGATAAATGGTTTCATCACCAGGGCCAAGGAAGAAGGGGTCGCTGTTGGGCTAACCGAGTTGATGAGTCTTTATACGATCAAGGAGAGCTCTAGTAAGGATGGTGGCAGCGGTACGTACTACCTTCCTTGTCGTCCTAGGCTCGGTCTTTTTAAGTCCTCCGGTAGTGATGATGATTGGAGGAAGAAATATTTCTACGTCAAGATCGACCCCTCAACAGTTCCTGTGGGTCGTGCTCTCTCGATTACTTGGTCCGATATAACTG ATATCGAGGATCCTCCCAAGCTTACTGATAAGCTGTCTAGAGCTCTTTTTCGGAAACTGTATCAAAGTCCCAATACTTGGGCGTCTTTTACCATTTCTCGCATTGGATCTGCTAGGTTCCCGGAGCAATATAACGCCAGGTTCCCTGACCCAATTCCATCTGAAGATTTAGAAG TTTCTGAAGGTCCTTTCGTGGTAGATCTTTCGACTGGAGCTAGTACTTCCGAAACTGAAAAGACTCAAGCTCCCAAGATGAGGCCTTCTTTCCGTTCAAGGAGCAAACCTGCTGCAGCTGCCAGCGCTTCGCGAGGCAGCGACAAGACCCAAGGAGGAGCCTTCCTTAGCTCGCTGAAGGAGGTCCTTGACGATGGATCCTCTGTTCCTGTCGGGGATGTTATCCTAGTCGAAACCAGAGCTCAAGATGTTGTTCCTCGTCTCGAGATTCCGCCGGTTAATGTTAACCCCCAAGCTGCTGGAGATCCCTCTGAGGTCGAACCTCCGAGAAACAAGAGGTCTCGGACTGATTTGGGAGATAGGCCCGCCAGgtcttcctcctcgtcttcgCGGGGAGGgaccgttggctggaactttacCCATTCTAAACCAGGATCGATCTTGGATGACCCTTGGGGTTTGGCAACCatcatgaggcatatgaagatgGTCGGATGTTCCATGCCTTCAATCAATGGTCTAACCAACAAGGAAGAATACGTTGAGATAGCTCACCACATGGGTCAG ttagcTGGAGCCATCAACAGAGCTCAGCTGAGGTTCGAGGAGACCGTGAACGGTGCTCCCAGTGCTGGGGATTTAGCTCAGGCTACTGAGTTATTCAAGACTACTAAGATGGAGCTCGACCTAGCTCGTGCTCGGGTTTCTGAGCTTGAAGCTGAAGTCGGGAGGCTCGGTTTAAAGGCTGACACTCATCAGGGGAAACTCGAAAGTCAGGCTATCGATATTCGGGTGAAGAACAGGAAGATCAATGAGTTAGATGCTGCTCGCAGGATAGCTGAGCGTCAGGTTCAAGAGATGATCGCCTCATCCCAGGTTAGTCAAAGGAACAAAGAAGCTGAAGTTAAGCTTGCTGTTAGGAAAGGTAAGAAGGAGGTAGCCGATGCCTACAACAAGATCCTGACCTCTGTGAAGGAGaagtttgtcaagaagaaggatgagacTGATGCCCTGATCTATGCTCAGGAGCTTCAGGCGAACACCGAACTTCTGAAGGATTTGTTGTCTAAGGAGATTGAGAATGCTGAAGAGGAGTATCACCGTTTGATGGTTTTGGTCCCGGAGGCTGCTGCTGCGTACGAGAAAGCTCAAGTTTCCGATTTCTCAGTCAGCAAGCTCCCCATTCCACAATTCTCCGAAAGCTCAGTTACTTTTgagattaatatgtttaatccggCGTTTTCTGGAGAATACGGTTCTAACTTGGGTTCGATGTCTCCTGATCTAGTCCCAGTTGAGACGACCCTAGGAGGTGTCGACCAGGATGCTGAAGTGGAGGCTTCTGCCAAGGAGGGTGGTCCTATCGAGAAGAACaaggatgatgaagctgatccTGGATCCGAGGAAGGTTAA